A genomic window from Fibrobacterota bacterium includes:
- a CDS encoding RDD family protein, whose amino-acid sequence METPSIQPTWRTAPLWRRALAKFLDLVFFFVVCYYPLELAIQTSFRTKNIGPLAAMFLLYPVLQALFTWKWQASVGKRLLSISVVSMDGRRLDWVDAFQRQVLPLAFVLLLCLSLSEMLPLMPPYPEGNPSPEIIQAWVDQVQSISIASTSKWLEYQQFSGFLFMGSLVLGMVRPDHRTLQDIWSKTMVVEPRRGFSQVV is encoded by the coding sequence GTGGAAACCCCATCGATCCAACCAACATGGCGCACGGCACCCCTCTGGCGTAGGGCTCTGGCCAAATTTCTCGACCTCGTCTTTTTCTTCGTGGTGTGCTATTACCCGCTCGAGCTCGCGATCCAAACATCCTTCCGCACCAAGAATATCGGACCGCTCGCGGCCATGTTCCTCCTCTACCCCGTTCTCCAGGCCTTGTTCACCTGGAAGTGGCAGGCGTCCGTGGGGAAGCGATTGCTATCGATCTCGGTGGTCTCCATGGACGGACGTCGCCTGGATTGGGTGGATGCGTTCCAGCGCCAAGTCCTTCCGCTGGCGTTCGTGCTCCTCCTTTGCCTTTCACTCTCGGAAATGCTCCCGTTGATGCCCCCCTATCCGGAGGGCAATCCCTCGCCGGAAATCATCCAAGCCTGGGTGGACCAAGTGCAGTCCATCTCCATCGCATCCACCTCCAAATGGCTGGAATACCAGCAATTCAGCGGTTTTTTGTTCATGGGGTCGCTGGTCTTGGGCATGGTACGGCCAGACCATAGGACTCTGCAGGACATCTGGTCGAAAACCATGGTCGTCGAACCCCGTCGTGGGTTCTCACAAGTCGTTTAA
- a CDS encoding DUF4301 family protein — protein sequence MNEQDLAFLESRGISEVEATKQIQLLKNGVTAPVLSRAATVGDGIVRCPVEELDALLPAFDRIASEGAIGFFVPASGAASRMFAGPAQLLAGTHPDPEGESKKLRRLAQAPVVQRNLWEKGVDPEDPQGIATLLIKEPPEGYGWAARPKAFVPFHEDPEPSFPLRTPLEEQIAESSEILGKHGRGVVHFTLAEGWPLPTHFDDSCRTLGRRHGGEVVAVSSLQLPSTDTLSLESDGALVRDKEGHPALRAGGHGSLLGNLAMTPGRVVLVKNIDNIQPDARRPFVVPWRRRLGALALALKSRSEQFLTSGDSHGLRALAEALGIKLPASDAALREQVDRPLRVAGMVPNVGEPGGGPFWVAAEQGERLEIVEQSEIDPAQKGLISGSTHFNPVELACCLDRADGTRYDLDAFVDPSRAFLSKKPSPRGDLRVFERPGLWNGAMSGWWTVFLEIPLDTFLPAKTIHDLAHPWRLETERA from the coding sequence TTGAACGAGCAAGATCTCGCATTTTTGGAATCCCGAGGAATCTCCGAGGTCGAGGCGACCAAGCAAATCCAATTGCTGAAAAATGGCGTGACAGCTCCGGTACTCTCGCGAGCGGCTACCGTCGGCGATGGCATCGTGCGTTGTCCGGTGGAGGAATTGGATGCGCTCCTGCCTGCATTCGATCGAATCGCCTCCGAGGGGGCGATCGGATTCTTCGTTCCCGCAAGCGGTGCGGCTAGCCGGATGTTCGCGGGGCCTGCCCAGCTTTTGGCGGGCACGCACCCGGATCCGGAGGGAGAATCCAAGAAACTCCGGCGTTTGGCGCAAGCCCCTGTGGTCCAGCGGAACCTCTGGGAAAAGGGAGTGGACCCGGAGGACCCCCAAGGGATCGCGACCCTTCTGATCAAGGAGCCTCCCGAGGGCTACGGATGGGCGGCCCGCCCCAAGGCGTTCGTTCCGTTCCACGAAGACCCGGAGCCGAGCTTTCCTCTGCGCACCCCACTGGAAGAGCAGATCGCGGAGTCGTCGGAAATCCTGGGCAAGCACGGTCGGGGCGTCGTCCATTTCACACTTGCTGAAGGATGGCCACTGCCGACGCACTTCGATGACTCCTGCCGGACTCTGGGAAGACGCCACGGTGGGGAAGTCGTGGCGGTGTCGTCCCTCCAATTGCCCTCGACGGATACGCTTTCCTTGGAATCCGATGGAGCCCTGGTCCGGGACAAGGAGGGGCACCCTGCGCTTCGGGCGGGCGGCCATGGCTCCTTGCTGGGAAATCTCGCCATGACCCCAGGGCGCGTGGTGCTGGTGAAGAACATAGACAACATCCAGCCGGATGCCCGGCGCCCGTTCGTGGTGCCGTGGCGCCGACGATTGGGCGCCTTGGCGTTGGCGCTGAAGTCGCGTTCGGAGCAATTTTTGACATCGGGCGATTCCCATGGCTTGCGGGCGCTGGCGGAAGCCCTGGGAATTAAATTGCCGGCCTCGGATGCGGCGTTGCGCGAACAAGTGGATCGCCCGCTTCGCGTGGCGGGGATGGTCCCCAATGTCGGCGAGCCGGGTGGTGGACCCTTCTGGGTGGCAGCGGAGCAGGGAGAGAGGTTGGAAATCGTGGAGCAATCGGAAATCGATCCTGCGCAGAAAGGCCTGATCTCCGGCTCCACCCACTTCAATCCGGTAGAGCTCGCTTGTTGCCTGGACCGTGCCGATGGAACTCGGTATGACCTCGACGCCTTCGTGGATCCTTCGCGGGCGTTTCTCTCGAAGAAGCCTTCGCCTCGTGGCGACCTCCGGGTGTTCGAGAGGCCAGGCCTTTGGAATGGCGCCATGTCGGGCTGGTGGACCGTCTTTCTGGAAATTCCGCTGGACACCTTCCTGCCTGCCAAGACCATCCATGACTTGGCGCATCCTTGGAGATTGGAGACAGAACGGGCTTGA
- a CDS encoding ammonium transporter → MRFANRLATALAALTLFVGTSAFAAADTTKTTDSAAVVAPAPAVEVASDTALKNRVAALEAYIQNTDPSKGVEARAIGVAGPGHNGFMMICAALVLFMTLPGLFLFYGGLVRTKNVLSIIAQCFGIAGMVTLLWWAVGYSLTFAGDGAIIGDLSKAFLKGVTSVPNTTYSTWVSENVFAIYQMMFAIITPALIIGAVAERMKFKAIMLFVFLWMLIVYFPLAHMVWGGTGLMNGVWNAAAAIKAIDFAGGTVVHMSSGWSALVLMIILGKRKGWGTQSFAPHSLVLTAIGTGMLWVGWYGFNAGSAVAADGVAANAFMTTTLATAVAAFIWPVAEWFSNGKPTILGMCSGAVAGLVVVTPATGFINATGAVIIGVLAGIIPFLACTKLKSWLKYDDALDTFGVHGVGGTLGALLTGFLAVHEANGNLAMNLKDIVGNTLWIEQLKAMGLTITLSVVATVVIAFIVKALVGLRPDEEEEVMGHDLVDHGEQGYHYAE, encoded by the coding sequence ATGCGTTTTGCAAATCGACTAGCCACGGCGCTCGCGGCGCTCACCTTGTTTGTCGGCACATCGGCCTTCGCCGCTGCCGACACGACCAAAACCACCGATTCGGCCGCGGTCGTTGCCCCGGCACCTGCGGTTGAAGTTGCGAGTGATACCGCACTCAAAAATCGCGTCGCCGCGCTGGAGGCTTACATCCAGAACACCGATCCGAGCAAGGGTGTCGAGGCGCGGGCCATCGGCGTGGCCGGTCCTGGTCACAACGGGTTCATGATGATCTGCGCCGCGTTGGTGCTGTTCATGACCCTACCCGGCTTGTTCTTGTTCTACGGTGGCTTGGTCCGCACCAAGAACGTGTTGTCCATCATCGCCCAATGCTTTGGCATTGCCGGCATGGTGACTCTCCTCTGGTGGGCGGTTGGCTACTCCCTGACCTTCGCAGGGGACGGAGCGATCATCGGTGACCTGAGCAAGGCGTTCCTGAAAGGCGTGACGTCGGTTCCCAACACCACATACTCCACATGGGTCTCGGAAAACGTGTTCGCCATCTACCAGATGATGTTTGCCATCATCACTCCGGCTTTGATCATCGGTGCCGTCGCCGAGCGCATGAAGTTCAAGGCCATCATGCTCTTCGTGTTCCTCTGGATGCTCATCGTGTACTTCCCGCTGGCCCACATGGTCTGGGGTGGAACCGGCCTCATGAACGGTGTCTGGAACGCCGCCGCCGCCATCAAGGCCATCGACTTCGCCGGTGGAACCGTGGTGCACATGAGCTCGGGCTGGTCGGCCTTGGTCCTCATGATCATCCTGGGCAAGCGCAAGGGCTGGGGCACGCAGAGCTTCGCTCCGCATAGCTTGGTGTTGACCGCCATCGGTACCGGCATGCTCTGGGTGGGCTGGTACGGGTTCAACGCGGGTTCGGCGGTCGCTGCAGACGGCGTCGCTGCCAACGCCTTCATGACCACCACGCTGGCCACCGCGGTTGCGGCGTTCATCTGGCCGGTCGCCGAATGGTTCAGCAACGGCAAGCCCACCATCCTGGGCATGTGTTCCGGTGCGGTCGCTGGCCTGGTCGTGGTCACTCCCGCCACGGGCTTCATCAACGCCACCGGTGCGGTGATCATCGGTGTGCTCGCCGGCATCATCCCCTTCCTGGCCTGCACCAAGCTCAAGAGCTGGCTGAAGTACGACGACGCGCTGGACACCTTCGGTGTGCACGGTGTCGGTGGAACGCTTGGCGCTCTTCTGACCGGCTTCCTGGCCGTCCACGAAGCCAACGGGAACCTGGCCATGAATCTGAAGGACATCGTCGGCAACACCTTGTGGATCGAGCAGCTGAAGGCCATGGGCTTGACCATCACGCTTTCGGTGGTCGCCACCGTGGTGATCGCGTTCATCGTCAAGGCCTTGGTTGGCCTCCGTCCGGACGAGGAAGAAGAAGTGATGGGCCACGACCTGGTCGATCACGGCGAACAGGGCTACCACTACGCCGAGTAA
- a CDS encoding APC family permease, which produces MAHPLRLDVDEQNIEPIPLPETKPTFFEKVKRIVLGGEKNLFDRNIFHSMALLPFFAWVGLGADGLSSSSYGPQEAWHILGNYPALGLLVALMATITVFVLSASYVQIIELFPGGGGGYLVASKLLNPTLGMVSGCALVIDYVLTISISIAAGADAIFSFLPAGMIAWKFHAIIGGILLLTILNMRGVRESVNFMVPIFLVFVLTHAFGIVYSIATHVDDAPAIAARAASDAQGAVATLGLIGAFLLVTKAFCLGAGTFTGIEAVSNGLNILREPRVRNGKRTMTYMSWSLAITVIGLFLAYLIYQVHRGEHEVKTLNAILFEAMTRDWGKGGEVFVWVTLFSEAAILFIASQAGFIGGPRVLANMALDRWIPSRFAGLSDRLVTQNGVLLMAAIALGTVIFTGGSVAKLVVLYSINVFVTFALSMGGLIRHWWKNKGREIEWKRKIWVPMVGLVISMFILVFVFVEKFWEGGLAAVGVTAVLVAISFFVKRHYRHTKSLLKRLDQLVRTADISNSAEKEVDIPCDPKAKTAVLLVNGYNGLGLHTLLNIQRMFSGVYKNWIFVYVGVVDAGNFKGTEEMDALQVHVKEEAEKYVRFMRRHGAYSEARTAVGTDVASEMMELTPALVKAFPQSTFFGGQLVFPEDSMFTRFLHNNIVFGIQRKFYNLGIPFVILPVRVY; this is translated from the coding sequence ATGGCGCACCCTTTGAGGTTAGACGTGGACGAACAGAACATCGAACCGATTCCGCTCCCGGAGACCAAGCCTACCTTCTTCGAGAAGGTCAAGCGCATCGTCCTGGGTGGCGAAAAGAATCTATTCGACCGGAACATTTTCCACTCCATGGCGCTGTTGCCGTTCTTCGCCTGGGTCGGATTGGGTGCGGACGGCCTTTCGTCGTCCAGCTACGGCCCTCAGGAAGCTTGGCATATCCTGGGCAATTATCCCGCCTTGGGTCTTTTGGTGGCATTGATGGCCACCATCACGGTGTTCGTCCTTTCCGCGTCCTATGTGCAGATCATCGAACTCTTCCCTGGCGGCGGCGGTGGCTATCTGGTGGCCTCGAAGCTTTTGAATCCGACCTTGGGCATGGTTTCCGGATGCGCACTGGTGATCGACTACGTCCTCACCATCTCGATTTCCATCGCGGCGGGAGCGGATGCGATCTTTTCGTTCCTGCCCGCTGGAATGATTGCTTGGAAGTTCCATGCGATCATCGGTGGGATCCTGCTCTTGACCATTCTGAACATGCGCGGCGTCCGGGAATCCGTGAACTTCATGGTCCCCATTTTCCTCGTGTTCGTTCTCACCCATGCCTTCGGGATCGTCTATTCCATCGCCACCCATGTCGACGACGCTCCTGCCATCGCCGCGCGCGCCGCGTCGGACGCGCAAGGAGCGGTCGCCACACTGGGGTTGATAGGCGCCTTCCTGCTGGTGACGAAGGCCTTCTGCCTGGGCGCGGGAACGTTCACGGGGATCGAGGCGGTCTCCAACGGTCTGAACATTCTTCGCGAGCCTCGGGTGCGCAATGGCAAGCGGACCATGACCTACATGTCTTGGTCGCTGGCCATCACGGTGATCGGATTGTTCCTGGCCTACCTCATCTACCAGGTCCACCGAGGCGAACACGAGGTGAAGACGCTCAACGCGATCTTGTTCGAGGCCATGACCCGGGATTGGGGCAAGGGTGGCGAGGTGTTCGTGTGGGTCACGCTGTTTTCCGAAGCGGCGATCCTGTTCATCGCCTCCCAGGCAGGGTTCATCGGTGGGCCTCGCGTGTTGGCCAACATGGCCTTGGATCGCTGGATTCCCAGTCGGTTCGCCGGTTTGTCCGACCGGCTGGTGACGCAAAACGGGGTGTTGCTGATGGCTGCCATCGCCTTGGGTACGGTGATTTTCACGGGAGGAAGCGTCGCCAAGCTCGTGGTCCTCTACTCCATCAACGTGTTCGTCACCTTCGCTCTTTCCATGGGCGGGTTGATTCGCCATTGGTGGAAGAACAAGGGCCGCGAGATCGAATGGAAGAGGAAGATCTGGGTGCCGATGGTGGGCCTGGTGATCTCGATGTTCATCCTGGTCTTCGTCTTCGTCGAGAAGTTCTGGGAGGGCGGGCTTGCCGCCGTGGGCGTCACCGCGGTCCTCGTGGCGATCTCGTTTTTTGTCAAGCGACACTACCGCCACACCAAGTCCCTCCTCAAGCGGCTGGATCAGCTGGTTCGCACTGCCGACATCTCCAACTCCGCCGAGAAGGAAGTCGACATTCCCTGCGACCCGAAGGCCAAGACCGCTGTTTTGCTGGTGAACGGATACAACGGGTTGGGGCTCCACACCCTGCTCAACATCCAGCGGATGTTCTCGGGCGTCTACAAGAACTGGATCTTCGTGTACGTGGGTGTCGTGGATGCCGGCAACTTCAAGGGAACCGAAGAAATGGATGCACTCCAGGTGCACGTCAAGGAAGAGGCCGAAAAATACGTGCGGTTCATGCGTCGGCATGGAGCGTATTCGGAAGCCCGGACCGCCGTGGGGACGGACGTCGCCTCCGAGATGATGGAGCTCACGCCTGCGCTGGTCAAGGCTTTCCCGCAGAGCACGTTCTTCGGCGGCCAGCTCGTGTTCCCCGAAGACAGCATGTTCACGCGCTTTTTGCACAACAACATCGTCTTCGGGATCCAGAGGAAGTTCTACAACCTGGGCATTCCGTTCGTGATCCTACCCGTTCGGGTGTACTGA
- a CDS encoding sodium:proton antiporter, translating into MHEPLSIFYALPFVGLLLSMAILPLKAPHFWEHKQGWIVVFWSLTFAVPYTIFHGFGSAAHLHVHTLVKDYVPFLILITTLYVAAGGLYLTGGEPGNPFGNVLLLAFGTLLASLVGTTGASMVMIRPVIRSISKRDNKVHTVIFFIFLVSNIGGSLTPIGDPPLFLGYLHGVDFLWPLKHCSAPMLFSTVILLGVYFGLDSWYFKKERAKHRVELQRIPLDIRGTSNILVLLGVVATVVGTGALSKSWTGGFAIPFGEHMPIHISFTDLLRDGLLVGLLFLSLKTTPHGVREANGFTWAPIQEVARLFAGIFATLIPLILILQAGKDGALGWLVEAVSTPARYFWAAGALSSFLDNAPTYLLFFNVAGGDAQVQNLMAQGAILTAISCGAVFMGANSYIGNAPNLLVKAVAEEQGVKMPSFIGYLGWSGAVLIPLFVLVTLIFF; encoded by the coding sequence ATGCACGAGCCCTTATCCATCTTCTACGCACTGCCCTTTGTAGGGCTTCTGTTATCGATGGCCATCCTTCCGCTCAAGGCCCCCCACTTTTGGGAGCACAAACAGGGCTGGATCGTGGTCTTCTGGTCGCTCACCTTCGCGGTCCCCTACACCATCTTCCATGGCTTCGGATCCGCCGCCCACCTGCATGTGCACACGCTTGTGAAGGACTACGTGCCGTTTCTGATCTTGATCACCACCTTGTACGTCGCGGCAGGCGGACTCTACCTGACCGGGGGTGAGCCCGGCAACCCCTTCGGGAACGTCCTGCTGTTGGCTTTCGGAACCTTGCTGGCGAGCCTCGTGGGGACCACCGGCGCCTCCATGGTCATGATCCGGCCCGTCATCCGTTCCATTTCCAAGCGCGACAACAAAGTCCACACGGTGATCTTTTTCATTTTCCTGGTCTCCAACATCGGCGGCAGCCTCACGCCCATCGGCGATCCTCCGCTGTTTTTGGGCTACCTCCATGGCGTGGACTTCCTGTGGCCGCTGAAGCATTGCTCGGCCCCCATGCTGTTCAGCACCGTGATTCTTCTTGGCGTGTACTTCGGGCTGGATTCCTGGTACTTCAAAAAGGAACGCGCCAAGCATCGGGTGGAACTCCAAAGGATCCCGCTGGATATCCGCGGCACTTCCAACATTCTAGTCCTGCTGGGTGTGGTCGCGACCGTGGTCGGCACCGGTGCACTCTCCAAAAGTTGGACCGGAGGCTTCGCGATTCCATTCGGCGAGCACATGCCCATCCACATCAGCTTCACGGACCTGCTGCGAGACGGGCTCCTCGTGGGCCTGCTCTTCTTGTCGCTGAAAACCACCCCACACGGTGTCCGCGAAGCCAACGGCTTCACATGGGCCCCCATCCAGGAGGTCGCCCGCCTGTTCGCCGGCATCTTCGCCACCCTCATTCCTCTGATCCTGATCCTGCAAGCGGGCAAAGACGGCGCCTTGGGCTGGTTGGTGGAGGCCGTCAGCACTCCCGCCCGCTACTTCTGGGCGGCTGGTGCGCTCTCTTCCTTCCTGGACAACGCGCCCACGTACCTCTTGTTTTTCAACGTGGCCGGCGGTGACGCCCAAGTCCAGAACCTGATGGCACAGGGCGCCATCCTCACCGCGATTTCCTGCGGTGCCGTCTTCATGGGCGCCAATTCGTACATCGGAAACGCCCCGAACCTCCTGGTGAAGGCCGTTGCCGAGGAACAAGGCGTCAAGATGCCGTCGTTCATCGGGTATCTCGGCTGGTCAGGCGCCGTGCTCATTCCGCTGTTCGTTCTGGTCACCTTGATCTTCTTCTGA